A DNA window from Fimbriimonadia bacterium contains the following coding sequences:
- the argH gene encoding argininosuccinate lyase — translation MPKPLWDKGEKVDERMRRLTVGDDPVLDLELVPFDCLGSAAHARMLASIGVLTEDEADRLVHALATIIEQWRKGEFEIAPEEEDCHTAIERELTRLVGDAGKKIHTGRSRNDQVLLAVRLYLRDRALKWIDSSCALADAFLSRRDELGTIPMPGYTHLQPAMPSSLGLWLHAFVEGCLDLVRQGFRLLDSLDECPLGSAAGFGVPLTLDRVMTARLLGFARPQRSVVDIQNSRGRHEGRFLAWACEIATLLEKFACDLSLLLTREFGFFRLPVELTTGSSIMPQKHNPDLAELLRGRAARVRGAASELAMVAAKLPSNYHRDLQYTKEPLFRAVRETEAMMEIAVLLVEGIRPDEDRLRAAMTDEIYVTYQAYRLLGEGMPFREAYREAARLYAEGAMDMDALRTDFEIVREQSDSEAREAIVELAELRDKKEATVERLRQTERLLMGVV, via the coding sequence ATGCCGAAACCGCTGTGGGACAAGGGCGAGAAAGTGGACGAGCGGATGCGCCGCCTGACCGTGGGTGACGACCCCGTTCTCGATCTAGAGCTGGTGCCGTTCGACTGTCTCGGGTCCGCTGCACACGCCCGAATGCTGGCATCCATCGGCGTGCTGACCGAGGACGAGGCGGATAGGCTCGTCCACGCGCTCGCTACGATCATCGAGCAGTGGCGAAAGGGCGAGTTCGAGATCGCGCCGGAGGAAGAGGACTGCCACACCGCCATTGAGCGAGAGCTGACGCGGCTGGTAGGGGATGCGGGCAAGAAGATCCATACCGGTCGCTCCAGGAACGATCAGGTGCTGCTGGCCGTGCGGCTGTATCTGCGGGATCGCGCGCTGAAGTGGATTGACAGCTCGTGTGCATTGGCGGACGCTTTTCTGTCTCGCCGTGACGAACTCGGCACCATCCCGATGCCGGGTTACACCCATCTTCAACCTGCAATGCCCTCCTCGCTCGGGCTATGGCTCCATGCGTTCGTCGAGGGTTGCTTGGACCTGGTGCGCCAGGGCTTTCGGCTACTCGATTCTTTGGACGAGTGTCCGCTGGGCTCGGCGGCAGGGTTTGGCGTACCTCTGACGCTGGACCGAGTGATGACTGCGCGGTTGCTCGGCTTTGCGCGCCCGCAGCGCAGTGTGGTGGACATCCAGAACAGCCGCGGCCGTCACGAGGGCCGTTTCCTTGCTTGGGCCTGCGAGATTGCCACGCTACTGGAGAAGTTCGCGTGCGACCTCTCGCTGCTCCTAACCCGGGAGTTCGGTTTCTTCCGGCTGCCCGTCGAGCTGACCACCGGTTCCTCCATCATGCCGCAGAAGCACAATCCTGATCTGGCGGAGCTGCTAAGAGGCCGCGCCGCGCGCGTGCGCGGCGCGGCCTCCGAGCTTGCGATGGTCGCCGCCAAGCTGCCATCCAACTACCACCGCGACCTGCAATACACTAAAGAGCCGCTGTTCCGTGCAGTGCGCGAGACGGAAGCGATGATGGAAATCGCGGTGCTGCTCGTGGAGGGAATTCGGCCCGATGAGGACCGCCTGCGCGCCGCGATGACCGACGAGATATACGTCACCTACCAGGCGTACCGCCTGCTGGGAGAAGGTATGCCCTTCCGAGAGGCATACCGTGAGGCGGCCCGTCTCTACGCCGAGGGCGCGATGGATATGGACGCGCTGCGCACCGACTTCGAGATCGTTCGCGAGC